From one Agathobaculum sp. NTUH-O15-33 genomic stretch:
- a CDS encoding RusA family crossover junction endodeoxyribonuclease gives MVKFTIPLNPVTKKNSNVRTREGGIIASKAYRVYEKDVLRIIPPAARLHISGRVNVRATYYTKIDYYKSKSRIDLNNLHNALMDVLVAAGVLEDDNCKIVFSTDGSRVKCDKKYPRTEVEIWEC, from the coding sequence ATGGTTAAATTTACGATACCACTGAATCCGGTCACAAAGAAAAATAGCAATGTCAGGACGCGAGAAGGTGGAATTATTGCAAGCAAGGCGTATCGGGTCTACGAAAAGGACGTGTTGCGCATCATCCCGCCGGCGGCACGACTACATATTTCGGGCCGGGTGAACGTCAGGGCGACGTATTACACCAAGATTGATTACTACAAGTCGAAGAGCCGGATAGACCTAAACAATCTGCACAACGCGCTTATGGACGTGCTGGTAGCGGCGGGTGTGCTCGAAGATGATAACTGCAAAATAGTGTTTTCGACGGACGGGTCACGGGTCAAGTGCGATAAAAAGTACCCGCGAACGGAGGTCGAAATATGGGAGTGTTAG
- a CDS encoding helix-turn-helix domain-containing protein, whose amino-acid sequence MSRKKLIDDVSISEMRKMREQGMSNKEIAASLEVSDATIYRYIGRQGCRMESGAWSKPVERQAKPVAEVPEKPVVPRLQMRVTSEKLQYTADSGTVIKMAAQYSEETVVVGIGAEKLTVRVADLRELVQALTATTYHVEDVMKREIA is encoded by the coding sequence ATGAGCAGAAAAAAATTAATCGACGATGTGAGCATTTCAGAGATGCGGAAAATGCGCGAGCAAGGAATGAGCAACAAAGAGATTGCAGCGTCGCTTGAAGTGAGCGACGCAACAATTTACCGGTATATTGGCAGACAGGGGTGCCGGATGGAAAGCGGCGCGTGGTCGAAGCCGGTAGAAAGGCAAGCGAAGCCGGTCGCGGAAGTCCCGGAGAAACCGGTAGTGCCAAGATTGCAAATGCGGGTCACGTCGGAAAAGCTGCAATACACGGCGGACAGCGGAACAGTAATCAAAATGGCCGCGCAGTATTCGGAGGAGACCGTTGTTGTTGGCATCGGTGCGGAAAAACTTACGGTGCGGGTAGCGGATTTGCGCGAACTTGTTCAAGCATTAACAGCAACAACCTATCACGTGGAGGATGTGATGAAGCGTGAAATTGCGTGA
- a CDS encoding methyltransferase domain-containing protein: MDDKITAAMMGDANMGNKKILDVTCGSRTMWFDKNHPAALYCDKRRITYKRYWKSGDGKSERDCTVDPDVLCDFTALPFPDNSFPLVVFDPPHLTGAKETAWLVKKYGKLDESWPQMLHDGFAECMRVLKPDGTLIFKWSEYDIPARKVWDAIGQKPLFGHHSGKQSRTFWGCFMKLDMQEGGK, encoded by the coding sequence ATGGACGATAAAATCACAGCCGCCATGATGGGCGACGCGAATATGGGAAACAAAAAAATCCTAGATGTTACGTGTGGATCTCGCACGATGTGGTTTGACAAAAACCACCCTGCGGCGCTGTATTGCGATAAGCGTAGGATTACATACAAACGCTACTGGAAAAGTGGTGACGGGAAGTCTGAACGGGATTGCACGGTGGATCCAGACGTGCTGTGCGACTTTACGGCGCTGCCCTTCCCGGACAACTCTTTCCCATTGGTGGTGTTCGACCCGCCCCACTTGACGGGGGCCAAGGAAACGGCGTGGCTGGTGAAGAAATACGGCAAGCTGGACGAGAGTTGGCCCCAGATGCTTCATGACGGTTTTGCGGAATGTATGCGCGTTTTGAAGCCTGACGGCACCCTCATTTTCAAGTGGTCGGAATACGACATTCCGGCACGGAAGGTATGGGACGCTATCGGACAAAAGCCATTGTTCGGACACCACAGCGGGAAACAATCCCGGACGTTTTGGGGATGCTTCATGAAATTGGACATGCAAGAAGGTGGAAAATAG
- a CDS encoding YopX family protein translates to MDREILFRGKRMDNGEWVEGYLWSQHTIGHISPCGNTDEIIVFPSTVGQYTGLTDKNGVKIFEGDIIKADWMGKKTSPVTFETGMYKAHGMSLITWLHKEYDGEVIGNIHDNPEARTMDEWISVKERLPKQPERVLTCDTYGNIHIFEYREGSRYLFNIGPDDDRFFEPTHWMPLPEPPKEENA, encoded by the coding sequence ATGGATAGAGAAATTCTGTTTCGGGGGAAACGGATGGACAATGGAGAGTGGGTCGAGGGTTATCTATGGAGTCAGCACACTATAGGTCACATATCACCATGCGGGAACACCGATGAGATTATAGTTTTCCCCTCGACAGTCGGCCAGTACACCGGACTGACCGACAAGAACGGCGTGAAGATTTTCGAGGGGGATATCATTAAAGCAGACTGGATGGGAAAGAAAACATCGCCCGTCACATTCGAGACAGGAATGTATAAGGCCCACGGGATGAGCCTTATCACATGGTTGCACAAAGAGTACGATGGTGAGGTCATCGGCAACATCCACGACAACCCGGAGGCGAGGACGATGGATGAGTGGATCAGCGTCAAAGAGCGGTTGCCGAAGCAACCTGAACGTGTTCTGACGTGTGACACATACGGAAATATACATATTTTTGAGTATCGCGAGGGGAGTAGATACCTGTTCAACATTGGACCGGACGATGATAGATTTTTTGAACCTACCCACTGGATGCCCCTACCGGAGCCGCCGAAGGAGGAGAATGCATGA
- a CDS encoding ADP-ribosyltransferase, whose amino-acid sequence MQRRYLKNLRKRFRTFNEESVRAWAENNYGDWLKNIQQQDTEPDSPCERFYRYYTQGIGEVVNQHLRSGAEIDSFFQDGPVTTDMMQAAIAEMHMLPCPDDIVTYRYVDPKVWGLMKRDASLIYDLAFLSTTLTRDTVAQRRYACNKHSYLMEIFVPKGTPCAYVELIADMQENELLFPPKTKLRILSKPLLSKRISCIIEN is encoded by the coding sequence GTGCAAAGAAGATATTTAAAGAATTTGAGGAAACGGTTTAGAACTTTTAACGAGGAATCGGTGCGCGCTTGGGCAGAAAACAATTACGGGGACTGGCTAAAAAACATTCAACAACAAGATACGGAGCCAGATAGCCCGTGCGAACGCTTTTATCGGTATTACACGCAGGGTATTGGAGAGGTAGTAAATCAACATTTGCGTTCGGGGGCTGAAATAGATTCTTTTTTTCAAGATGGGCCTGTGACTACTGATATGATGCAAGCAGCGATTGCGGAAATGCATATGCTTCCGTGCCCGGATGATATCGTAACATACAGATACGTTGACCCGAAAGTGTGGGGTCTCATGAAACGTGATGCATCTTTGATATATGACCTCGCATTTTTAAGCACTACATTAACTCGCGATACAGTAGCTCAAAGACGATATGCATGCAATAAGCATAGCTACCTTATGGAGATATTTGTGCCTAAAGGAACCCCGTGTGCTTACGTCGAGTTAATAGCCGACATGCAGGAGAACGAGTTACTGTTTCCACCCAAAACAAAATTACGGATTTTATCCAAGCCGCTTTTGTCTAAGCGGATTTCGTGCATTATTGAGAATTAA
- a CDS encoding HNH endonuclease, translating into MNAVTQEQIRQWIADGNELAFYTCYTWKKKRREVLALDKNECQKCKARGKYSKATMVHHNKHLRDRPDLALAIWDIKPDGSKERQLISLCDDCHEEEHPERLKQYKKKKPITDERW; encoded by the coding sequence GTGAATGCAGTAACACAAGAACAAATCAGACAATGGATAGCAGACGGAAACGAACTAGCCTTTTATACCTGCTATACATGGAAGAAGAAGCGCCGTGAAGTTCTGGCGTTGGATAAGAACGAATGCCAGAAGTGTAAGGCGCGCGGCAAGTACAGCAAGGCGACCATGGTACACCACAACAAACACTTACGGGATAGGCCGGACCTTGCCCTTGCCATATGGGACATAAAGCCCGATGGGTCAAAGGAACGTCAGCTTATATCCCTGTGTGACGATTGCCACGAAGAGGAACACCCGGAGCGGTTGAAGCAGTACAAGAAGAAGAAACCGATAACGGATGAACGGTGGTAG
- a CDS encoding P27 family phage terminase small subunit, whose translation MARKTNREKLRDAIREELAKQLERNGTKEKYYLDLVDDYMDMWDTKNGLTDDIKKRGEKVTFTTASGSNIKTNDSVGDRLKVNAQMLKLLDSMGIKPVQVEGFDNDEM comes from the coding sequence GTGGCGCGAAAAACGAATAGAGAGAAGCTGCGAGATGCAATCCGCGAAGAGTTGGCAAAGCAGCTTGAGCGTAATGGAACGAAAGAGAAGTATTATCTTGACTTGGTGGATGATTACATGGATATGTGGGACACCAAGAACGGATTAACGGACGATATTAAGAAGCGCGGTGAAAAAGTCACATTCACCACCGCCAGCGGGTCAAATATCAAAACAAATGATTCGGTGGGAGACCGGCTAAAGGTAAACGCGCAAATGCTTAAGTTGCTTGATAGCATGGGCATTAAGCCGGTGCAGGTAGAAGGTTTCGACAATGACGAAATGTAA
- a CDS encoding terminase large subunit domain-containing protein codes for MTKCKYIDDYIAAIGSGTIPASKEIKQAVVYIESKLDDSDVFVDTEKTEKAKELIERYFNMKLFDWELFVLALVHCYYRSTDTVVFGEFLIMMGRGNGKNGFISGVAWYLSTKYHGVDGYNVDIIANSEDQAKTSFDDIYEMLERTWEKSKRFFYKSKEIIRNSNTGSYIKFNTSNAKTKDGKRSACLIFDEIHEYENSDTIKVFRSGFGKRKHSRTFYITTNGYVRDGVLDDRLQIAHDVLNGEIKQSRLCPLIYKMDDDAEVDDKTLWVKANPSLPYLPTLQLEMEQNYIDKEYDTSVSLDFYTKRMNLPRSDKEIAVTDWENIAATNLELPDMEGWTCTCGIDYAKINDWASVNLHFRRGNERLDINHSWLCIRSADLQRIKAPWREWVGMGLVTIVDDVEISPDLLADYIREQMQKYYIVKIAMDNNRFDLMKRAMRKVGFAPEYKNLWLVRPSDIYKVQPVIGSCFNNRYFAWGDCPPLRWATNNTKLVRRGRVDGTDTGNFYYAKIEAKSRKTDPFMALVASMVIEDALGDGMGYGELTNLGVITG; via the coding sequence ATGACGAAATGTAAATACATAGACGACTATATTGCTGCCATCGGATCGGGTACTATTCCTGCATCGAAGGAAATTAAACAGGCCGTCGTTTACATTGAAAGCAAGCTAGACGATTCGGACGTATTTGTGGACACCGAGAAGACCGAAAAAGCGAAGGAGCTGATCGAGCGGTATTTTAATATGAAGCTGTTCGATTGGGAACTGTTTGTGCTGGCTCTGGTCCATTGTTATTACCGATCTACGGATACTGTTGTTTTCGGGGAGTTTCTTATAATGATGGGGCGCGGAAACGGTAAAAACGGGTTCATTTCCGGGGTGGCGTGGTATCTATCCACTAAATACCATGGAGTGGACGGGTATAACGTCGATATCATAGCCAATTCAGAAGATCAGGCGAAAACGTCATTCGATGATATCTACGAAATGCTTGAGCGGACGTGGGAAAAATCTAAGCGCTTCTTCTATAAGTCCAAGGAGATAATTAGAAATTCAAACACGGGAAGTTATATCAAATTCAACACGTCGAACGCCAAGACCAAGGATGGTAAGCGTTCGGCGTGTTTGATTTTTGACGAAATCCACGAATACGAAAACAGCGACACCATCAAGGTATTTCGTTCCGGATTCGGCAAGCGGAAACATAGCCGGACATTTTACATTACGACAAACGGATATGTGCGGGACGGCGTTTTAGACGACCGTTTACAGATTGCCCATGATGTTTTAAATGGAGAGATCAAGCAATCACGTCTTTGCCCGCTGATCTACAAAATGGATGACGACGCAGAAGTAGACGACAAAACGCTTTGGGTTAAAGCAAATCCGTCCTTGCCGTACCTTCCAACTCTGCAACTTGAAATGGAGCAGAACTACATTGACAAAGAGTACGACACATCGGTATCTTTGGACTTTTACACCAAACGCATGAATTTACCTCGTTCGGACAAAGAAATTGCTGTCACCGACTGGGAAAACATCGCTGCGACGAATCTGGAATTGCCAGACATGGAGGGGTGGACATGCACATGCGGAATTGACTATGCAAAGATCAACGACTGGGCGTCTGTCAACCTGCACTTCCGGCGGGGGAATGAACGGCTCGATATCAATCACTCGTGGCTTTGCATCCGCTCTGCGGATTTGCAGAGGATTAAAGCACCATGGCGCGAATGGGTTGGCATGGGACTTGTAACGATTGTGGACGACGTAGAAATATCACCCGATTTGTTAGCGGATTACATCCGCGAACAGATGCAGAAATATTACATCGTTAAAATTGCGATGGACAACAACCGATTCGACCTGATGAAGCGCGCCATGCGTAAGGTAGGGTTTGCCCCGGAGTACAAGAATCTATGGTTGGTGCGTCCAAGCGATATTTACAAGGTGCAGCCGGTAATCGGAAGTTGTTTTAATAATCGTTATTTTGCGTGGGGCGACTGTCCGCCGTTGCGGTGGGCAACCAACAACACCAAACTTGTGCGGCGAGGCCGGGTCGATGGAACAGATACGGGCAATTTTTATTACGCAAAGATTGAAGCCAAAAGCAGAAAGACAGACCCCTTCATGGCGCTAGTAGCATCAATGGTTATCGAGGATGCCTTGGGTGACGGAATGGGTTATGGCGAGCTGACAAACCTTGGCGTGATTACAGGGTGA
- a CDS encoding phage portal protein, with translation MGLNFKRWLLEKLGGDQARVTAEDIAANKMLGLSAEIYVRELAFWQCVNLIANAVSKCEFKTFQGGKETKGEEYYRWNVEPNKNQNSSVFMQKMISKLFANNEVLVIEANGQLLIADSYSRKEYALLEDVFEQITVGTFRFDRTFVQSDVLFISLHSHDMRPLVNGLYETYKALIDYGVRSYNKSRGMKGVISLDAIIPGDQSTKDALDTLKNNGYKDFASAENAVMTLGRGMTYTDLGSKTYSNEGTRDIRAMIDDVSDFTARAFGVPPALLSGDVQGVSDALDQFLTFCIDPLCDMIGEEINRKLYGKEMLHGDYLRIDTKCVKHVDLLSVSTAIDKLIASGAFSINDIRDVVGEPPIDEPWANQHFMTKNYSTVQDLLEALNQNLNPETG, from the coding sequence TTGGGACTTAATTTTAAACGCTGGCTGTTGGAGAAGCTTGGCGGAGATCAAGCGCGTGTGACGGCGGAGGATATAGCAGCAAATAAAATGCTTGGCTTGTCCGCTGAAATCTACGTCCGGGAGCTGGCGTTTTGGCAGTGCGTCAATTTGATAGCAAACGCGGTAAGTAAATGCGAGTTTAAAACCTTTCAAGGCGGGAAAGAGACGAAAGGAGAAGAGTATTACCGGTGGAATGTAGAGCCTAATAAAAACCAGAATAGCAGCGTGTTTATGCAAAAGATGATATCCAAACTGTTTGCAAATAACGAAGTACTGGTAATAGAAGCAAACGGACAGCTGTTGATAGCGGATAGTTATTCTCGCAAGGAATACGCCTTGCTGGAAGATGTTTTCGAGCAGATAACGGTTGGAACATTCCGATTTGACCGTACTTTTGTTCAATCCGACGTTTTGTTTATTTCGCTTCACAGTCACGATATGCGACCGCTGGTTAATGGGCTGTATGAGACATACAAAGCCCTGATTGACTATGGCGTGCGGTCATACAACAAGTCGCGCGGGATGAAGGGCGTTATTAGTTTAGATGCCATAATTCCGGGAGATCAGTCAACAAAGGACGCGCTTGACACCCTAAAGAATAACGGATACAAAGACTTTGCAAGCGCAGAAAACGCCGTTATGACTTTAGGCCGAGGAATGACTTACACCGATCTGGGTAGCAAAACATATTCCAATGAAGGGACGCGAGATATACGCGCCATGATTGACGATGTATCAGATTTCACGGCGCGGGCATTCGGCGTTCCACCTGCGTTACTATCGGGCGACGTGCAAGGCGTGTCGGATGCGTTAGACCAATTCTTAACGTTTTGCATAGATCCTTTATGCGACATGATTGGGGAAGAAATAAACCGGAAGCTATACGGAAAAGAAATGCTGCACGGCGACTATTTGCGGATTGATACTAAGTGCGTCAAACACGTGGATTTGCTTAGCGTGTCGACGGCTATTGACAAACTGATTGCGTCCGGTGCATTCAGCATTAACGATATCCGCGACGTAGTAGGCGAACCGCCCATCGACGAACCGTGGGCAAACCAACATTTTATGACCAAGAATTATTCGACCGTGCAAGACCTGCTAGAAGCATTAAATCAAAATCTAAACCCGGAAACGGGTTAA
- a CDS encoding head maturation protease, ClpP-related, translated as MKKYYALEQEGNSACVTVYGDITSWPWMESDVSAYMLSKQIDGIEADQIDVYINSYGGEVSEGLAIYNALKRHKAKVTTHCDGFACSAASVVFMAGDERIMGDASLLMIHNAWSGATGNAAELRKAADDLDTISAAAANAYRAAVNIDDAKLDQMLAEETWIAPQDAVDMGFATGIEKYEQPSVPAASARTAVLAKMQAKPIIAANVNVDTDAIVEKVFAKLTREAEPKQETKSNTFLNALMRGKEAK; from the coding sequence GTGAAAAAGTACTACGCCCTTGAGCAAGAGGGAAACAGCGCATGCGTCACGGTCTACGGGGACATCACATCATGGCCGTGGATGGAAAGCGATGTATCGGCCTATATGCTGTCTAAGCAAATTGACGGCATCGAAGCAGACCAAATCGATGTGTACATCAATTCGTATGGCGGTGAAGTGTCAGAGGGGCTTGCTATTTACAACGCCCTAAAGAGACATAAGGCAAAGGTAACCACGCACTGCGATGGTTTTGCGTGTTCGGCGGCATCTGTTGTATTTATGGCGGGCGATGAACGCATTATGGGTGATGCGTCGCTGCTAATGATTCACAATGCGTGGAGCGGCGCAACCGGTAACGCTGCGGAGCTTCGCAAGGCAGCGGACGATCTGGACACAATCAGTGCGGCGGCGGCAAATGCCTACCGCGCGGCAGTCAATATTGACGATGCAAAATTAGATCAGATGCTTGCGGAAGAGACATGGATTGCGCCGCAGGACGCGGTAGACATGGGGTTCGCAACTGGAATTGAAAAGTACGAGCAACCGAGTGTTCCAGCGGCAAGCGCCAGAACTGCGGTGCTGGCAAAGATGCAAGCGAAGCCAATTATCGCGGCAAACGTAAATGTTGATACTGACGCGATCGTTGAAAAAGTATTTGCAAAGCTGACGCGAGAAGCAGAACCTAAACAGGAGACTAAATCGAATACATTTTTGAATGCGCTTATGCGCGGGAAGGAAGCAAAATGA